Genomic DNA from Candoia aspera isolate rCanAsp1 chromosome 14, rCanAsp1.hap2, whole genome shotgun sequence:
GCCAAATGATCTTTTGTGGGAGGCAGGGTGGAGGGCATTGTTGTCTACGTTTACCTGCTTACATTGCTCAAAGATGTTTTGTAGCCTGGTAGGTAACTGTTCGACTGCAGTTACCAGCATGGCCAGCAGTTAAGAGATACTGCAAGCCAAGCTCAGAAATGTACGGAGGGCCACAGGTGCTCCAAGAGAAGCGTTTTAAAATTGCCTATGATCAGGTCTCTTCCTGGGCCTATAAAACAGAGTGGTGGGACAAGTAAGAAAGGGGTAGGGAGAACCAAGTAAGGAAAGCTCATCTTCAAAAAGGCCTGCTCTTCAGTCATAAAGGGGTGGACAGGATTATGAGAAGTGGTTCCTTTGGTAAAGGAAAGCTGTGAAAACCACCTGGTTGATCCAATCTAATGAATGCAAACATTTTTGGAGGTAGAACACTGTGTAACAGTAAGGCTGCGCCTTGTTGAAAGACTCAGAAGTGCATCAAACCTCACATGAGCACAGCACCTGCGTGCAGCTTGTTAAAAGAGCCTTATCTTTCAGATTTATGCATGAGCccaaaaaagatgctgctgctttaagagttgtaATGACTGAACTCATTTAAGTAGCTGtatcttttttcaggtttgtgCAGGAGCCTAAAATAATGCAGCTGCCTTAGGTAGCAGTAGAGGGGTACTGAGCGTGCCTGGCTATGGAGGACTAAGTAGTGGGTTTTAACATTCCCAAGGTCTGTTTTCCTGCTTTCATAGGCAAGTTGACCAGGAAATTGTGAAAATAATGCGGGAGAGGTTAGGCGCTTGCAGAGTCCGGGAAGGTGTGAATGCTGATGAGAATTGTGCAAAGGATCTACAACAATTCAAAGAAGTGGCCAAAGCTTACAGGGACCGATGTAAGTCTACCACTATGGCATTTTTACGTTGAACTATCTAAATTAAATCCCCTATTCTAGACCAGGGGTTCTCAAACCTTTTGGTCAGAGGGCCCATTTACATTCTGAAAAATGATTAAGAACCCCGAAGAGCTTTTGTTTAGGGGGGTGGTTTGACTTCACAGGCACCCTGAGAGGGTTTCAGGGGGCCCAGCCCACACTTGCTAAGAACTGCTGCTCTAGACCTGGACTGACTGCTCTGCGGAGACAGCTGGGGACTTTGGCTGCTGTACTTGGTTTCCCTTAAATGTGCTTTTAAAGCTGGTTTCTACTTGGGTTCCACTTGCTGTAATATTTAATGAATTGTACTCCACAGGAGATTGTTTTTaatgaggaaaaaggagaaatacATTACATAGGAAAATGTCGGCAAGTATCCTCTTCAGCAGGGAGCTTGTTCTTTTAAAGCTGCTTTGCATTCTAAGAGCTAAAAAGCAGCTTTTCTAATTGGTGACCCAGCCTGGTGAGGCAGAAAGGGACCAGAGGGAGAACTCCAGCCTTGGAGAGGTCCTTGCTTGGCAGAGTCGCTACACAGTAACTTTTTTGGCAGATGGAGAATGAGCAGTCACGTGGCTTGTTTGAATTTATCATCCTAGATGATGAGCTGGGTGCTTACGGAACTGCTCGCAGGTGCTTGATGAAGCAGAAGCATCGTATGATTGCAGAAAGGAAAGCCCAAGCAGAGGCGTAGCCAAAGAAGGAACAAGCTGCTTATTGACTGGGAATCAAGTCAGAGCACTGGCGCAGTGCTGGAAGACTAGacttacaaataaatatataaccttaccatttcccttattttttttgTATAAAGCAAAGATGTTTCAGCACAGCAGAATTGAAGTCTGTCTTTTGTTAGTGGCTCCTAGAGCCGAATGCAGAAGAAATAATGTGGCTCTGGAATTGGGCTGGAGAATTCCTGGAACTTCAGCCACTCCAGCTTTCAGCCTAGACAGAATCTGGAAGGGGCTCACTGGGTAAGTTAAGGCTGGTGCCCCTTGCCCATCTTCCTAGTGCCTGCCCTGCTGCTGCACTTAATTTTACATCAGGGCTGACTCAATGGATCATTACCACAAATCACAAAACGATACCAACTATCCCTCCCCCTTTTCTCCAGCATCTCTctcaagcagcctttctcaaccttctgaccctggaggaacccttgaaatactttccaggcctcggggaacccctatactttcagggtcaaatataggcaggaagttacaaaataattatattcatttcatgtgtaggcctgtatatatgcattaagtgttcttaagctgaaaataaagaatgaacttacctctctaatgtgaagttgcctgaaattgaaatatttttttaaataaatagtgatctcccagggaacccctagtgacctcacagaaccctggttgagaaaccctgctctggaacATTTATATTTCAGTCCCTGGGCAAGCCACCTGAAACTGCTCTGTTcacagaacattttgcacatccctagctATGGATTTAACTTCAATTTAACAGACTGAAAATGAATTCATTTACATATGGTTGTATCTCTACTTCACTCCTAATCCACTATATCCAGAGCAGCCAAGACTGTTCACTTAAATTTGTCATTTGTATCATGGTGCAAACGACAAATTCAGGTTTAAGAGACCCTCAACGTGGTCcaaggttttactgtattgcCAGTGCTAAATTTGGCAAGCAATTGGCACAGTACCAGTGAGACCAATACTAGAATTTGGTGGGAGaggttgcctttgagtcagtgttgattcctggtgactgcctggactagtccctgcagttttcttggcaaggttttccggaagtggtttgccatttcctccttcccagggctgagagagggtgactggccttcatgtctaaggcaggaatagaactctcaccctcctggtttctaggcttaatcactataccaaactggttctcattagACTCTTtcgtgcctttttaaaaagaggaatgcATCTTTTACAACTCGTTGAATCTagccttttcagttttttttcccttggagtcTGTGTTGTATTCTGACTGCAGATAGCACTACTTGAAACAAGCTGCCTGACATTGTGCATTGGAATAGAATTACGTGCTGCTGTAGGATAAGCCAcgtgggaaaaaaagggggggggaccaAGAGTCTGCAAGTTGGAAATGCCATACCCTGAGGAGTGCCCAACCAAAAAGCCACTGGACCAAAAATGGCAGCTCAGAATCTGCTGGAAAGCCACTGGATAATAATTCCATACATGGTAGCCCTGTGAAAACCTTTTGAGAGGAGCTCTGATTTTTAACCAATGCTAATCCTACTGCAGCTTTCCACAAGCCTCTGAACAAGATCTCCAAAGCTTTACCATCCTTGATCCAAATGATATTTactcaaaatgtattttctctgaACACAGTGGTATTTCTCCCAAAGGAACCCATATACCCACAAGGGAAAAACAGCACATGCTAGGCTGGTTTAAAATTTAACTCAACTTTATTGGTAACGTGCAGGATCTTTTAGGTGGTTGCCACAGCAGCTGCCTGAGTTCTTTGCACTGACACTCTGGTATGGGTCTTTGCCAGATGGTCGGTGAACTCCTGTAGAAAAGGGAAGATGAGTTAGAGAACGGGGCGGGGGGAAGATCCTATTCACCCCAATCTATCAGGTTTATTAGGATAGAATGAGAGGACCCTCCTGTTCAGCTCCATCGAGGAAAGGCATAACCTGCGGGAAGCAAGCCAACTGCTAAATGCTACAGGGAGAGTGTCCCTTAACCCTCATGCCACATTTTCCTTACCTGATAAGGAGATTTAGTGAAGACAGTTTCTTTCCAGAGATCAGGGGTCAGGTAACTGTAGGTCTTCGAGATGGCATCAAAGGTGGCTTTggctaaaataaaaactaaagtcACCCCAGTGGCCCACAGCACTTCCCAGGAACGCACACGCACATATTCAAGCCTGTCGAGTCCGACAAGGAACAGATACGCCACTGCAGCCAGGCTCACTGCCGTGCAAACACAAACTCACTTGCTCTCCCTCTCGAAAACGACAGTCGCACCACGAGTCAGGTGCAACTGGGCAGAGCTGAGAGAGTTCCAAAGAGCACCAGCACCAGCGCATGACTCTGGGTTGGGAAATCCGGCCAATTTTTATCATGTCCACGGAGCAGCCAGCCACTCTTATTCTCCATGACTCAAGTAACACTTAATGTTACATCGCCTGCTACTGTCTGTCACCTCAGCCACCAGATCCTGGTCCCTCCTGGTTTCTCAAGGTGGCCCGGGAGATGACCGAGGGGTGGGCCCATGCAGGGGCGGATTggtccccttctcaagaggccattgctggacccctcCATTCTGGACAATCAACATCCATTTTCCGATGTGGAGGTGGCTGGATGGCAGCTACATATGATCTTGAAGGAAACACCATCTGGACCGGTTTCAAATCGGCATACTATGGAGACAGGACTGGTCACACTTGACCTTTGGTGGAGCCGGGAGggaggtggtgcatccatccttgtgctctttGCTCTCTCAGCCGCTTTTGATGCCATTGGCCATGCTACCTCTCTGGACTAGTTGcaggggctgggagtgggaggtaCTGTGTTGCAGTGGTTTGCCCCCTTCCTCAGTGGCCATTTCCAATTGGTGTTGACAGGAGTGGCCAGATAGTGCCCACAGCCCCTCGGTGGCATGCCTCGGGGCTTGACTCTCTTCCCCCTcctaacatctacatgaatctGTCGGGTGAGGTTGTTATCAGTTCAGGGTTTGGTATTATGAATACGCAGATGATACTCCACTCCGCATCTCAACCCCAGGCTGCACAAACAAAATTGTCAATCTGCTAACCCAGTGGCTGGAGGCTGTTCAGGTATGGATGGGGAGGACCAGACTCCAACTCAATCAGAAAAGACTGAGTGGGTGTGGCTGTTTGGGCTCCCTGGGTCAGATCTTCAGCATCAGTCTTGGGTGGGACTTCCCCATTTGAGCCTGGTGTGCagcttgggggtcttcctggactcacagctactgctcaaagacAGCTGTGACCAGGGGGGCCTTCACACAGGTTAATCGTGCGTGctagttgtgccctttcctccaCCGGGAGGCCTTCATACGgttactcacaccctggtcaccttGTGGTCAGACTACTAGAATGTGCTCTACATGGCACTGCCCTTGACGACCACCCTGAAGTTatagctgattcagaatgcagtggtgcaagcagtTAACAGGCAGTTCTCATTAGGCCTGTGTGCCATCGCTGTTACGTGAGCTTCATTGGCTCCCGGTCAGAttttgggtgcaatttaaggtgctggtcgtcacctgtaaagcccttcatggcataaggcctggttatctGTTGGACGcttatctccaactgtttctgcgcGCCTAGTACATTTAGGCAAAGTAAATGCACTCCAGGTCCGTTCAATTAAAATTTGTCAACTTGTACCAAGAAAGCGTGCTTTTCCTGTTGTTGCCTGTGCCCTCTGGAAGGGTTTGTCAGAAAgccccttaagacctggctgttacCAGGCTTGGGATTAGTTTGTGAGGCCCGTCGTGCTTTTTATTCTTACAGCTGCTTTTTAGTTATGTTTTGTTATCATGCGTTTAACTGTTTTAATCATATATTTTGATGCTGAAAGCTGCCCAAGTGGGAGGCTATGATAAATCTTAACAACCACCTCCTAGTCTTCAGAAAAGGGGTAATCTGGGAGGAGTTTTAAAAGAACAGGATTAAGGAGAGAAATCATCTTGAGCCACATGGCCACCATTTTACATCTAGATTTAGTTGATGAGCTAGAAGATTCTTGTTCAATAAAAACTAACCTGCAACATTCCCAATCTAcccacatccccccccccctacTTCAGAGGGGCCAGGGCCACCAAGCCTGCAGACACGCAAGAGGCGGCCTTTAGCCTCGCTGGCTCCCTGCATTCAAAGCACCTTCCAGCCTGGTACGCCTCAACTCCTCCTAACAGCTCCAAATCAAGGGTTTGCCAATTATTTTACAGGCTACAGGTTCCACATGGCTCCTGAATGATATGCTGGGGTGGTATTCCAAAAGCCAGAAGAGAAACTAGATTTGACTTTAGTTCGTGAACATTTAAAATGATTCCTGAATCTGAGAACTTCTCCATGTATACCATGAACAATTACTATTTGGTAGCCAACCTCAGGAAGTTTGGGGGATTTCTTAAGCAGggcttttcaaactgtgttccggGGACCCCGCGGTTCCGAGAGAGACTAAGGACAACCGCCCCCAACCACTTGAGCTCAGCCAATTTCCTCTTggtgcagttttgttttttttgttttggttcagggaattttttttaaacaagtttcACAGTCTGGAAAACTTTGAAAACCCTTGTTCCGGCAGCCGCGTAAGGCTCCGGACCTCCACTCTACGTCTTCTCTCGAACACTAAGAGTTGTGACGCCAAGTCCCGCTGGGGTACTCTTCCTTCCAGCATGATGTATGCTCTGCACAAGGAGAAAACAGCCCAGAAACTAGCACAAACATGGTTCCCCAACAGCCTTGGGGGGCCTGTGGGGGGCCTGCAAGACGGCTGCACTGGGCTTAGGACGCTGCTTATTCTTGGTCTTTAACGGTCTTCACTGGCTGTTCTATTTGTTTTGCTTGGTTGTATGCGCCCAGAGCCACATTtagggagatgggcagctatatcagTTTATTACATAAACAAATTATTGTCAGGCTAAGCATTCTGGGGCACGGGGTTGCCATTTCCCAAATTACAGCCGTCTACTTCAAGATACCCGGTGACATACCAAAATTGCCCAACGTAGCAGTGCAGCCCCTTGCCGACGTATAGCAGTCATCAATTCCAGCCATCATCAGCAGCTTCTTGGGAACTGGGGCAGACACAATTCCTGTGCCACGCGGCGCAGGAATCAGGCGAACCAGGACAGACCCACACCGGCCCGTCACCTGCAAAACACAAGCCAAACAGAAGTTCATATACTAAAGCAGCCAAGCCAACTCAAAAGCTCCACAAAACAGAAATATCACCTTGCACGGCACAGTGTGAGGCTTGCCAATCTTGTTTCCCCAATAGCCCCGCCTCACTGGAACGATGGAGAGTTTTGCCAGGATGATGGCCCCACGAATGGCAGTGGCAACTTCTTTAGAGCACTTTACCCCGAGACCAACATGGCCGTTGTAATCCCCAATGGCAACAAAGGCctgaggagaaaaaaagtaaCTAATTATTCCACAGCAGAAATGCAAGCATTCTTTGCCATAAACGCAGACATGCCCACCATCTCGACAGCCCACCCAAACCCGAACTCTGTAAACACACAGTCACCAGTACTAAGCACAGCTTACTGCAGGTAGTCCTTtaattatgaccatttgttcGGCAACTGTTCAAGTTACGGCAGCACTAAATGGATGGTACTTACGCTCAATCCCTGAGGTTAcagctgtcgcagtgtccccagtcatgtgatcaaaatgcaggtgcttggcagcctgtctGCACTTAAAACTGCAGGGGCGCATCAACTccctccacctgcctatctccccgcatctctgcccttttggctgccctgcacagcagcGTCACTGGGGCTGAAGTGGAGGCCTGAGGCCTTCAACAGTCTCAGCCTGCCAGCACCACCCCTGGGCCACTACTTCAGGCCCAGCACCACCGTGGAGTGCCACCTCAAGCGCTGCGCCATGGCCAACCACCTCAGCTCCACAGCACAaagcccctccccctccccgcagCCCCTGCTGCGCCCCAGTAGTGGAGTGGAGTGGTGCACCATTCTCTAAATAGCTTTGaaaagcttctgaggccttccaaagCATCATGAGAATGGCGCACACTA
This window encodes:
- the RPS2 gene encoding small ribosomal subunit protein uS5 — protein: MADDAGAAGGAGAGGAAARGGFRGGFGSGGRGRGRGRGRGRGRGRGARGKAEDKEWMPVTKLGRLVKDMKIKSLEEIYLFSLPIKESEIIDFFLGSSLKDEVLKIMPVQKQTRAGQRTRFKAFVAIGDYNGHVGLGVKCSKEVATAIRGAIILAKLSIVPVRRGYWGNKIGKPHTVPCKVTGRCGSVLVRLIPAPRGTGIVSAPVPKKLLMMAGIDDCYTSARGCTATLGNFAKATFDAISKTYSYLTPDLWKETVFTKSPYQEFTDHLAKTHTRVSVQRTQAAAVATT